TGCACTGTTTCACAAAAAGGGAGCGCTCGCAGCAGCACGCAACAACAATCCTGAAAAACGTTCTTCCGGTTGCCAGTTTTATATTGTAGAAGGAAAAAAATATTCCGATGCCGAACTCGATAACATCGAACAACGAAGCGGCATAAAGTACACTCCCGAACAACGCGAAGCCTACAAAACAATTGGCGGCACTCCTCAACTTGATCAGGGATATACTGTATATGGTGAAGTATATGAAGGTTTGAATATTATTGACTCTATTGCCCACGTTGCCACTGCTTCCAGCGATCGTCCGGTGAAAGACGTTCGCATGTTTATGAAAGAAGGCAAGCAAATGAAAGTGAAATAGCCGATGTCCGCGACTTTCAAGTCGCCATCAACATCCAATGTACTGTGACATTTATATCACGGCAATTGTTTGTTGTCATTACTCTACCTTCCTGAATTTGCCCTCCACAGCAAATACCCGACACTTCCACAAAAGCCGCTCGTCCATTTAATTTTTTATCTTTCCCCTACCCGGCGAAAATGATAAGATATCTCTTACGACGCATCCTGCTTTTTATTCCCACACTCATTGTCATCTCCCTGCTGGCATTTGTGATCAGTGTGAATGCACCCGGCGATCCTGTTGACCGTTTGGTAACTGCTGCAGAATCCGGTGACGTAGCAAACACAGCCACCTCATCCATGCTGGAGGAGAAGCAATACTGGACACACCGGCTCGGCCTCGATCTTCCCGTTTTTTATTTCAGCATTGCGCCACTTTCGTATCCGGATACATTGTTCAGAATCATTGATAAAAAAGAACAGCATGCGCTTACTGTCATGCTCAACAGTTATGGCAACTGGCTTACGATTGAGTCATATCATTCAAGCGTGTTACAACTTTGTGCAACACATTCGCAACTGTCCAAAGACTCAGTGCTTATGTCATCATACCATCAAAATGAAATCAGGGAGGCAATAAATCAATCTGAATTTACTTCGCATTCGCTGCTGGATATTAGTAACGAAAAAGTGATTCGTTCAAAAATGAATGAGCTCAGCATACTTTACAACAAGCATCCGTTTTTTAAAAATCAAGAGGCAGCGTTGCAACAGGTAATCAAAGCGCATGATGAGATGAGGGCATCTCCGCAACGATGGCGCAATTACATTCCCATCATTCAATTTCATCCGCAAAATCAATATCACCGTTGGATTTTTGGAGATGGCAACTGGCTGACAGGTAAAGGAAGCACCTTCTCCAAAGGATTGATTCGTGGTGACCTTGGAATGTCATACACCACAAAAATGCCGGTGAATGAAATAATTTCAAAGCGCATTGGCTGGTCATTATTCTTTACGCTGTTATCTGTAATACTTGCTTATCTCATCAGCGTTCCGATTGGCATTAGAGCTGCGGTAAAACAGGGATCCTTCTTCGATCGGACCTCATCGGTACTACTTTTCATGCTTCATTCTATGCCTGCTTTTTGGGTGGCCACTTTATTGTTGATGATTTTTGCCAACTCTGATGTGCTGCCGTGGTTTCCTTCCTCGGGAATAAAACCGGTTACGGGATATCCTGATACTGCCGGCTTCTTCGAAAAAATAAAGCTATCGTTGCCGTATATCATCCTTCCATTAATTGCGTACACTTATAGCTCCCTTGCCTTTCTTAGCAGGATGATGCGTGTGTCGGTGCTTGAAGTAGCGAACCAGGATTACATTCGTACAGCACGCGCAAAAGGTCTTTCGGAAAACACCGTCATCTATAAACATGTTTTCAAAAACGCATTGCTTCCCATCATTACTGTATTCGCAAATATTTTTCCGGCAGCAATCGGCGGTTCTGTAATCCTTGAAACAATTTTTTCTATTCCCGGAATGGGATTGGAAACCTACCAGGCCATTCTTACACAAAATTACCCGGTAATAATCGGTGTATTCACCCTTACCGGTCTACTTACGCTCATCGGTTACCTTCTTGCTGATATGCTGTACGCCTTTGTTGATCCACGTATTTCATTATTGAAAAAATAAGGGATGAAGAGCAAGCAATCGCCACCATTCCGGTTTCGCACACATACAGCGCAACAGTTTCACAAGAATATACCGGCTGTGATTTCATTGTATGTGCTGGTGCTGCTCGCTGTGCTTGCAATGTTCGCGCCTTTACTGGCAAATGAGCTGCCATGGTACATTAAATACGAAGGCGAAAATTATTTTCCTGCTTTTTCATGGAAGAAAAACTATATCGTAAAACATCAGGATGGTTCGTCAGAAAAACTGCAGCTCGATATAACGGACTGGAAAAAAATTCCCGCAGAAAAAATCATCTGGGCGCCGGTCGTGTATTCTCCGGGGAAAAGTGATTACAATAATGCGAACTACAAATGCCCCACCTGTGATCAAAAATTTATCGACAGCAATGGAAGTGAAATAGAAATGCCTGGCCGGTTCAGGCATTGGTTGGGCACCGGAAATCGTGGCGACGATCTGTTAACAGGTCTTATTCATGGTTCACGTATTTCACTTACAATTGGTTTTCTTTCCATGGGTATAGCCACCCTGATTGGGATTTTATTAGGTGCGTTTGCCGGCTTCTTCGGCGATCACACATTAACTATCACACGGGGAAGATTGGTATTCACTATCATCGGAATTTTTTTCGGTTGGTTTTACGCCTCTCAACTACGGGGTGAAACAGTGAGTGGAGGAAGTGACAATACAGCAAACAGTTTACTATCTGAATTCCTGTTGCGTATGCTGATCTTCTTTTTAGTGGTTATAATTTTTTCTTTTCTCGGAAAATATGTAACCATGTTCAAATGGCTGAATAGAAAAATACACATTCACATCGATGGACTCATTTCCAGGCTCATTGAAATTATGGTCTCCTTACCATTGTTCATACTCATACTTACCATTGCAGCCATTTCAAAACCTTCCATCTATAATGTGATGGTGATTATCGGATTAACAAATTGGACCGGCATTGCTCGCCTCACCCGTGCCGAAATGCTGCGGGTGCGACAACAGGAATTCATTCAATCTGCCCAGGCACTTGGATACAGTCCGTTCCGCATCATGCTTCGTCATGCATTGCCAAATGCACTTGCACCGGCACTCATTTCCGTTTCGTTCGGTATTGCCAATGCAATACTTATTGAATCATCTCTTTCATTTCTGGGAATCGGGGTGCCGCAGGACGTAACTACCTGGGGTTCGTTGCTGAGCGCAGGACATGGAAACTTCAGTGCATGGTGGCTTGTGGTGTTTCCCGGACTTTGCATCTTTATCACCGTAACCGCTTACAACCTGATTGGCGAAGGATTGCGGGATGCGATGGATCCGAAAATGATGCGGTAATATGCCAGACGCCGGTTATGCAATACACCCCAAACCGCCTAAGTGCTTCAATGATTCTCAAAACATTTAAACTGCTTTTTAACAACATTTAATTGATCAATTAAACTTTCCTTCCTTCAACCACTTGAAAATTTATTTACAAACATGTACGTTTGCTTCCGAAAATAAAAACCGGTATGACGCCTGAACAAATTATTAATGAAACCAAGAGCCATATGGAAAAAACCATTCAGCATCTTGAAGCAGAATTGACCAAGGTTCGGGCGGGAAAAATATCTCCGGGAATGCTTGATGGCATCACAGTGGATTATTATGGTTCTCACATACCGGTTAATCAGGCAGCAAATGTTTCAGTGCTGGATGCTCGCACACTCAGCATTCAACCATGGGAGCGCAAAATGCTGGAGATAATCGAGAAGGCAATCCTGGCTGCCAATATTGGCATTACGCCTCACAACGATGGTGTGGCTATCAAACTTTACCAGCCGCCACTTACCGAAGAACGACGCAAGGAATATGTGAAAAAAGCGTATTCCGTTGCGGAAACCGCACGTGTAAGTATCCGTAACATCCGCCGGGATGCTGTAGATCAGATTAAAAAATTAGGGAAAGAACATGTATCGGAAGATCAGATCAAAGATGCAGAAGCAGATATGCAAAACCTGACTAATAAATTTATTGCCCAGGTTGATAAACACGTAGAGTTGAAAGAGAAAGAGATTATGACCGTATAAATATTAATTATGGCTTGGCTTCTACAACCTTGTAAACAAAATATTTAGTGTTACCCTGCCAGGGCATGTTTTTTAATTTTTCTTTGTAAGAAACGGTAATTATTTTTCCTTCATAGTTACTTAGCGATTTCAATACCTCCTTTTCAGAGCCCAGCACCGAAAAATCCCACAGGTAATTTGCAACTGAGTTATTGTTTGCATTCATGCCACCTAAATTCATTTCCCCTTCATAGGTTTTAAATACATAGCCGGTTTTCGCAAACTTGATCAGGTAACCTGTGCGGCTGCCTTCACCATAAGTATAGTTGCAGGCCAGCAGATAACCGGCAACAGCTACTACCACGATTAGCAAAGTAATAAGCAAAAACTTTTTCATAGCTGAATTGATTTGTCTCAAAAATAAGCTTTACTGCACCTTTTTTATAACGGAATTTGAATCTGGTACATCTAAAAATAGTTCGTATTAAATAGCTTGATTGCAATAAACTGTAAGAAAGTAACCATCACTATCAGGCATCAGGATTACTTATTTTAGGAAAAAAGTAATATTTCCTGTTTTGACTGCGTTCATGTGAAAAATTAAAACTATGATTTCAAAAACGCTCTCTGTACTTGTGCTCTCAAGTGTACTTTCTTCCAATGCTCTCCATGCGCAAGCTAAATTGCCAGTAACAATTTCCGCTGAGATCGGCTATCCCGTTTCCTTTGGTTCAACCTTATTGGAAAACGCCACTTCCTTGTTTGCTATGGATGTGAATGCACAATTTCCCGTATCCGGAAAAATTTCATTGGGCCCTTCAGTGCGTGCAAACATTTATGGAGATAAGGTTCAGTTTACAGATGAGAATGGCCAGGTGGTCCGCGACGATTACTATACTTCTATTCTTACGCATTGGGAAGTGCTCTCAGCATATCATATCAATCTTGCAGAGAAATTGAAACTACAAATTGGCCTTGCAGCCGGTTATGCTGCTATAAAGGCCTCCAATTTATATAACTATGAACCCGGAAAGTCCCCGAAAGGATTCGATATTGCTTCCGGCCTCACCTTTCAGTATTTACTGTCTGATCATTTCGCACTTAATACATCAGCAAAGTACACTTTCAACAGTCTCTACGCCACCTCAACTACAGGCGGAAATTCTATAGAGATAAATGATAATTTTAATGAATTAGCTTTCACGCTGGGTGCCGCTTACTTGTTTTAAGCAGGCATTTCCCGCTCCTATGAATAGGGATTTAGAGTGGGGGAGACTGTATTTTTTCATCCCCATACCGTTGTTCCTTCTGAGCAGTTGGCACAGATATCAATTTCTTTTCGTGAACGAAGCACTGCACTTCTGAACCGTTGATAACCGTCACTTTGCCAAATGGATGCAAACGATTCCGAGTTCAAATCTCCCAGGCGATACTTTGCATCTTTATCAAAACAACACGGTACTACTTTTCCATCCCAGGTTATCACACTTGAATGCCAGAGCTTCCAGCAATGATTCATCAGTTTGTTCTTGATAGCAAACGATCCATCCTGTTGTTTTCTATACCTTGAAAATTTCTCGTTCACAGGAATCAGCTCATTTCCATTTTTGAAATCATAGAGTTGTGCGGTCTTAAACCGTACTTCATTTACACCGGTTTCTTTAGCTAATTTTTTAACCGCATTAATTTGATGTTCATTCTTTGATACTACTAAAAACTGAAAAATCAGGTGTGGAGTTTTTGATTGCAACTGTTTTTTCCATTTAATAATATTTCTGGTTCCTTCCAACACCTTCTGTAATTGGCCACCAATCCGGTAAGACTCATAAACTTCCTGTGTGGTGCCGTCTATCGAGATGATTAAACGGTCCAGTCCCGATTCCACTGTTTTTCGCGCACTTTCATCATTTAAAAAATGCGCGTTGGTAGAAGTAGCTGTATAAATTCCTTTTTCCGAAGCATAATGCACCATGCTTAAAAAATCAGGATGGAGATAAGGCTCTCCCTGGAAATAAAATAACAGGTAACACAAGTGGTTGCTTAATTCATCTATCGTCTTTCTGAAAAAATCCGGTTCCAACATGCCTGTCTCCCTGGTGAACGATCGCAATCCGCTCGGACACTCAGGACATCGAAGATTACAGGAGGTAGTAGGTTCTATGGAAACGCTAACGGGTAAGCCGATTTGAATTGCATTTCCCGTCAGCCGTGAATAATAATAAGATCCCAGCACTTTACCTCCATTCACAACTCTGGAGTAAGTAAGTTTAGAAAGTAAATTGATACTATCAGAAAACTGTAATGCCGGCATTATTCAAAAGTAACATTGTTTCAGAACCTGGCAATCGATACAAAGTGCGGAAAAAAATAAAAGACCATTTTTGTTTGAACTAATAAAACTGCAAACAAAACATCACTGTCAGTGCAATCACTATTAACAGTTGTGAATAACAACTCTTGTAAATTGTGGATTCGAAAAAATAGTACGCACATCCTCCTTCAATTAACGTTAGCCTGACGTGAACAACATGTGTACAAACAGGCATATTTAAGACTAACTGTATAACCTCCATAAAATGTTTATAGCACACAACATTTTAAGCCGGTTACGAACGCAAGAAAAGTGATAACCTTAACAAGTTTCAAAAATTCTTTACCCATCTCAGTTAATCAACAGGATGTTGAAAAACACTCAACTCCCTGATCTTCACCTTACACCAATGTGAATTCATTAACTTTGTATGTTGACAGAATATGGATAAACACAATTGCTTTCAATCTGTAGAATAGTTGTGAACCTTTCCACACCCTTAATAATTTGTAATAGTAACTTTCAATTTCTTTTAAATTAAATTATATGAGTGCATTACTTGTTGAAGCTGAAGAAAAATTGAATGAAAACGGGTTTCTTGATTTGGAAATTGATCCGTCGCTTGATTTATTTTCCGAAATCGAAAAACTGAAAAAGGAAAAAAATGCCGTGGTGATTGCACATTATTACCAGGAGCCTGATATTCAGGATGTGGCAGACTACATCGGCGACAGCCTTGGCTTATCCCAACAGGCAGCTAAA
The genomic region above belongs to Chitinophagaceae bacterium and contains:
- the frr gene encoding ribosome recycling factor, whose protein sequence is MTPEQIINETKSHMEKTIQHLEAELTKVRAGKISPGMLDGITVDYYGSHIPVNQAANVSVLDARTLSIQPWERKMLEIIEKAILAANIGITPHNDGVAIKLYQPPLTEERRKEYVKKAYSVAETARVSIRNIRRDAVDQIKKLGKEHVSEDQIKDAEADMQNLTNKFIAQVDKHVELKEKEIMTV
- a CDS encoding SPASM domain-containing protein yields the protein MPALQFSDSINLLSKLTYSRVVNGGKVLGSYYYSRLTGNAIQIGLPVSVSIEPTTSCNLRCPECPSGLRSFTRETGMLEPDFFRKTIDELSNHLCYLLFYFQGEPYLHPDFLSMVHYASEKGIYTATSTNAHFLNDESARKTVESGLDRLIISIDGTTQEVYESYRIGGQLQKVLEGTRNIIKWKKQLQSKTPHLIFQFLVVSKNEHQINAVKKLAKETGVNEVRFKTAQLYDFKNGNELIPVNEKFSRYRKQQDGSFAIKNKLMNHCWKLWHSSVITWDGKVVPCCFDKDAKYRLGDLNSESFASIWQSDGYQRFRSAVLRSRKEIDICANCSEGTTVWG
- a CDS encoding ABC transporter permease, whose translation is MKSKQSPPFRFRTHTAQQFHKNIPAVISLYVLVLLAVLAMFAPLLANELPWYIKYEGENYFPAFSWKKNYIVKHQDGSSEKLQLDITDWKKIPAEKIIWAPVVYSPGKSDYNNANYKCPTCDQKFIDSNGSEIEMPGRFRHWLGTGNRGDDLLTGLIHGSRISLTIGFLSMGIATLIGILLGAFAGFFGDHTLTITRGRLVFTIIGIFFGWFYASQLRGETVSGGSDNTANSLLSEFLLRMLIFFLVVIIFSFLGKYVTMFKWLNRKIHIHIDGLISRLIEIMVSLPLFILILTIAAISKPSIYNVMVIIGLTNWTGIARLTRAEMLRVRQQEFIQSAQALGYSPFRIMLRHALPNALAPALISVSFGIANAILIESSLSFLGIGVPQDVTTWGSLLSAGHGNFSAWWLVVFPGLCIFITVTAYNLIGEGLRDAMDPKMMR
- a CDS encoding peptidylprolyl isomerase is translated as MKKLLLLLPILILFSFKAKEKRHTVEITTEYGVIKLMLYNETPQHRDNMLKLVNEHFYDSLLFHRIIKDFMIQGGDPDSKHAVAGAMLGSGDIGYTIPAEFNPALFHKKGALAAARNNNPEKRSSGCQFYIVEGKKYSDAELDNIEQRSGIKYTPEQREAYKTIGGTPQLDQGYTVYGEVYEGLNIIDSIAHVATASSDRPVKDVRMFMKEGKQMKVK
- a CDS encoding 6-phosphogluconate dehydrogenase; the encoded protein is MKKFLLITLLIVVVAVAGYLLACNYTYGEGSRTGYLIKFAKTGYVFKTYEGEMNLGGMNANNNSVANYLWDFSVLGSEKEVLKSLSNYEGKIITVSYKEKLKNMPWQGNTKYFVYKVVEAKP
- a CDS encoding ABC transporter permease; amino-acid sequence: MIRYLLRRILLFIPTLIVISLLAFVISVNAPGDPVDRLVTAAESGDVANTATSSMLEEKQYWTHRLGLDLPVFYFSIAPLSYPDTLFRIIDKKEQHALTVMLNSYGNWLTIESYHSSVLQLCATHSQLSKDSVLMSSYHQNEIREAINQSEFTSHSLLDISNEKVIRSKMNELSILYNKHPFFKNQEAALQQVIKAHDEMRASPQRWRNYIPIIQFHPQNQYHRWIFGDGNWLTGKGSTFSKGLIRGDLGMSYTTKMPVNEIISKRIGWSLFFTLLSVILAYLISVPIGIRAAVKQGSFFDRTSSVLLFMLHSMPAFWVATLLLMIFANSDVLPWFPSSGIKPVTGYPDTAGFFEKIKLSLPYIILPLIAYTYSSLAFLSRMMRVSVLEVANQDYIRTARAKGLSENTVIYKHVFKNALLPIITVFANIFPAAIGGSVILETIFSIPGMGLETYQAILTQNYPVIIGVFTLTGLLTLIGYLLADMLYAFVDPRISLLKK